In Cyprinus carpio isolate SPL01 chromosome A1, ASM1834038v1, whole genome shotgun sequence, the following proteins share a genomic window:
- the chrna6 gene encoding neuronal acetylcholine receptor subunit alpha-6 isoform X1 — protein MKSAARVTLFFLLIVLITQECFSSKGEDRLFRRLFRRYNQFIRPVENVSDPVTVEFEVSISQLVKVDEVNQIMETNLWLRHIWNDYKLKWSPAEFDGIEFIRVPSNKIWRPDIVLYNNAVGDFLVEDKTKALLKYDGTITWVPPAIFKSSCPMDITYFPFDYQNCSMKFGSWTYDKAKIDLVLIGSKVNLKDFWESGEWEIIDAPGYKHDIKYNCCEEIYPDITYSFYIRRLPLFYTINLIIPCLLISFLTVLVFYLPSDCGEKVTLCISVLLSLTVFLLVITETIPSTSLVIPLIGEYLLFTMIFVTLSIVITVFVLNVHYRTPMTHTMPSWVRTVFLRALPRIMLMRRPLDLSESSGKGGLEIGGSSGTGGGRGGEGKKRKNSASQQGAMNSLEFGEGKAALEGKKGGCPCHPMKEAVEGDCGKVNRQLSTQAINTVVAFSVVSPEIKQAIESVKYIAENMRSRNKAKEVEDDWKYVAMVIDRIFLWVFVLVCVLGTLGLFLQPLIGFFS, from the exons ATGAAGTCTGCGGCGAGAGtcactttgttttttcttttaattgtccTGATAACGCAAG AATGTTTCTCATCCAAAGGAGAAGACAGGCTGTTTCGTCGTTTATTCAGGAGGTATAATCAGTTCATTCGGCCAGTGGAAAATGTGTCTGACCCCGTCACTGTGGAGTTTGAGGTCTCCATCTCACAGCTTGTTAAAGTG GATGAAGTGAATCAGATCATGGAAACAAATCTCTGGCTGAGACAT ATATGGAATGACTATAAGCTGAAGTGGTCACCAGCAGAGTTTGATGGAATTGAGTTCATCAGAGTCCCATCAAATAAAATCTGGAGGCCTGACATTGTACTTTACAACAA TGCCGTTGGGGACTTCTTGGTGGAGGACAAAACCAAAGCTCTTTTGAAATATGATGGAACCATCACTTGGGTCCCTCCTGCAATCTTCAAATCATCCTGCCCTATGGACATTACTTACTTCCCCTTTGACTATCAGAATTGCTCTATGAAGTTTGGTTCCTGGACCTATGACAAGGCCAAGATTGACCTGGTTCTTATTGGCTCAAAGGTAAACCTTAAAGACTTCTGGGAGAGTGGAGAGTGGGAGATCATCGATGCACCCGGTTATAAGCATGACATCAAGTACAACTGCTGTGAAGAGATCTACCCAGACATAACCTACAGTTTTTACATACGACGACTGCCCCTCTTCTACACTATCAACCTTATTATCCCCTGCCTCCTCATCTCCTTTCTGACAGTACTCGTCTTCTACCTTCCATCAGACTGTGGTGAGAAAGTGACATTGTGCATCTCTGTACTCCTCTCTCTTACTGTGTTCCTTCTTGTCATTACGGAAACCATCCCATCCACCTCACTCGTGATCCCTCTGATAGGCGAGTACCTTCTCTTCACCATGATTTTCGTCACCCTCTCCATTGTCATCACCGTctttgtattgaatgtgcactatCGCACCCCTATGACCCACACTATGCCTAGCTGGGTCCGTACCGTCTTCCTCCGAGCTTTACCCCGCATCATGCTCATGCGCCGGCCTCTCGATCTATCAGAGTCCTCTGGAAAAGGAGGACTAGAAATCGGGGGCTCGTCCGGGACTGGAGGAGGACGAGGAGGGGAGggaaagaagaggaaaaacagTGCATCTCAACAGGGAGCAATGAACTCTTTGGAATTTGGAGAGGGGAAAGCAGCATTAGAAGGAAAGAAAGGGGGATGCCCATGTCACCCAATGAAAGAGGCAGTCGAGGGGGATTGTGGGAAAGTGAATCGTCAGTTGAGCACACAGGCTATTAACACAGTTGTGGCTTTCTCAGTGGTGTCACCGGAGATCAAACAGGCTATTGAGAGTGTGAAGTACATTGCTGAGAACATGAGGAGCCGCAACAAAGCCAAAGAG GTGGAGGATGATTGGAAGTATGTTGCCATGGTGATTGACCGCATCTTCCTTTGGGTCTTTGTGCTGGTGTGTGTGCTGGGAACTTTGGGACTCTTCCTGCAACCTCTGATTGGCTTCTTCTCATAA
- the chrna6 gene encoding neuronal acetylcholine receptor subunit alpha-6 isoform X2, with the protein MKVHQTSVFDEVNQIMETNLWLRHIWNDYKLKWSPAEFDGIEFIRVPSNKIWRPDIVLYNNAVGDFLVEDKTKALLKYDGTITWVPPAIFKSSCPMDITYFPFDYQNCSMKFGSWTYDKAKIDLVLIGSKVNLKDFWESGEWEIIDAPGYKHDIKYNCCEEIYPDITYSFYIRRLPLFYTINLIIPCLLISFLTVLVFYLPSDCGEKVTLCISVLLSLTVFLLVITETIPSTSLVIPLIGEYLLFTMIFVTLSIVITVFVLNVHYRTPMTHTMPSWVRTVFLRALPRIMLMRRPLDLSESSGKGGLEIGGSSGTGGGRGGEGKKRKNSASQQGAMNSLEFGEGKAALEGKKGGCPCHPMKEAVEGDCGKVNRQLSTQAINTVVAFSVVSPEIKQAIESVKYIAENMRSRNKAKEVEDDWKYVAMVIDRIFLWVFVLVCVLGTLGLFLQPLIGFFS; encoded by the exons ATGAAAGTACACCAAACCTCCGTTTTT GATGAAGTGAATCAGATCATGGAAACAAATCTCTGGCTGAGACAT ATATGGAATGACTATAAGCTGAAGTGGTCACCAGCAGAGTTTGATGGAATTGAGTTCATCAGAGTCCCATCAAATAAAATCTGGAGGCCTGACATTGTACTTTACAACAA TGCCGTTGGGGACTTCTTGGTGGAGGACAAAACCAAAGCTCTTTTGAAATATGATGGAACCATCACTTGGGTCCCTCCTGCAATCTTCAAATCATCCTGCCCTATGGACATTACTTACTTCCCCTTTGACTATCAGAATTGCTCTATGAAGTTTGGTTCCTGGACCTATGACAAGGCCAAGATTGACCTGGTTCTTATTGGCTCAAAGGTAAACCTTAAAGACTTCTGGGAGAGTGGAGAGTGGGAGATCATCGATGCACCCGGTTATAAGCATGACATCAAGTACAACTGCTGTGAAGAGATCTACCCAGACATAACCTACAGTTTTTACATACGACGACTGCCCCTCTTCTACACTATCAACCTTATTATCCCCTGCCTCCTCATCTCCTTTCTGACAGTACTCGTCTTCTACCTTCCATCAGACTGTGGTGAGAAAGTGACATTGTGCATCTCTGTACTCCTCTCTCTTACTGTGTTCCTTCTTGTCATTACGGAAACCATCCCATCCACCTCACTCGTGATCCCTCTGATAGGCGAGTACCTTCTCTTCACCATGATTTTCGTCACCCTCTCCATTGTCATCACCGTctttgtattgaatgtgcactatCGCACCCCTATGACCCACACTATGCCTAGCTGGGTCCGTACCGTCTTCCTCCGAGCTTTACCCCGCATCATGCTCATGCGCCGGCCTCTCGATCTATCAGAGTCCTCTGGAAAAGGAGGACTAGAAATCGGGGGCTCGTCCGGGACTGGAGGAGGACGAGGAGGGGAGggaaagaagaggaaaaacagTGCATCTCAACAGGGAGCAATGAACTCTTTGGAATTTGGAGAGGGGAAAGCAGCATTAGAAGGAAAGAAAGGGGGATGCCCATGTCACCCAATGAAAGAGGCAGTCGAGGGGGATTGTGGGAAAGTGAATCGTCAGTTGAGCACACAGGCTATTAACACAGTTGTGGCTTTCTCAGTGGTGTCACCGGAGATCAAACAGGCTATTGAGAGTGTGAAGTACATTGCTGAGAACATGAGGAGCCGCAACAAAGCCAAAGAG GTGGAGGATGATTGGAAGTATGTTGCCATGGTGATTGACCGCATCTTCCTTTGGGTCTTTGTGCTGGTGTGTGTGCTGGGAACTTTGGGACTCTTCCTGCAACCTCTGATTGGCTTCTTCTCATAA
- the chrna6 gene encoding neuronal acetylcholine receptor subunit alpha-6 isoform X3, translated as MKDEVNQIMETNLWLRHIWNDYKLKWSPAEFDGIEFIRVPSNKIWRPDIVLYNNAVGDFLVEDKTKALLKYDGTITWVPPAIFKSSCPMDITYFPFDYQNCSMKFGSWTYDKAKIDLVLIGSKVNLKDFWESGEWEIIDAPGYKHDIKYNCCEEIYPDITYSFYIRRLPLFYTINLIIPCLLISFLTVLVFYLPSDCGEKVTLCISVLLSLTVFLLVITETIPSTSLVIPLIGEYLLFTMIFVTLSIVITVFVLNVHYRTPMTHTMPSWVRTVFLRALPRIMLMRRPLDLSESSGKGGLEIGGSSGTGGGRGGEGKKRKNSASQQGAMNSLEFGEGKAALEGKKGGCPCHPMKEAVEGDCGKVNRQLSTQAINTVVAFSVVSPEIKQAIESVKYIAENMRSRNKAKEVEDDWKYVAMVIDRIFLWVFVLVCVLGTLGLFLQPLIGFFS; from the exons ATGAAA GATGAAGTGAATCAGATCATGGAAACAAATCTCTGGCTGAGACAT ATATGGAATGACTATAAGCTGAAGTGGTCACCAGCAGAGTTTGATGGAATTGAGTTCATCAGAGTCCCATCAAATAAAATCTGGAGGCCTGACATTGTACTTTACAACAA TGCCGTTGGGGACTTCTTGGTGGAGGACAAAACCAAAGCTCTTTTGAAATATGATGGAACCATCACTTGGGTCCCTCCTGCAATCTTCAAATCATCCTGCCCTATGGACATTACTTACTTCCCCTTTGACTATCAGAATTGCTCTATGAAGTTTGGTTCCTGGACCTATGACAAGGCCAAGATTGACCTGGTTCTTATTGGCTCAAAGGTAAACCTTAAAGACTTCTGGGAGAGTGGAGAGTGGGAGATCATCGATGCACCCGGTTATAAGCATGACATCAAGTACAACTGCTGTGAAGAGATCTACCCAGACATAACCTACAGTTTTTACATACGACGACTGCCCCTCTTCTACACTATCAACCTTATTATCCCCTGCCTCCTCATCTCCTTTCTGACAGTACTCGTCTTCTACCTTCCATCAGACTGTGGTGAGAAAGTGACATTGTGCATCTCTGTACTCCTCTCTCTTACTGTGTTCCTTCTTGTCATTACGGAAACCATCCCATCCACCTCACTCGTGATCCCTCTGATAGGCGAGTACCTTCTCTTCACCATGATTTTCGTCACCCTCTCCATTGTCATCACCGTctttgtattgaatgtgcactatCGCACCCCTATGACCCACACTATGCCTAGCTGGGTCCGTACCGTCTTCCTCCGAGCTTTACCCCGCATCATGCTCATGCGCCGGCCTCTCGATCTATCAGAGTCCTCTGGAAAAGGAGGACTAGAAATCGGGGGCTCGTCCGGGACTGGAGGAGGACGAGGAGGGGAGggaaagaagaggaaaaacagTGCATCTCAACAGGGAGCAATGAACTCTTTGGAATTTGGAGAGGGGAAAGCAGCATTAGAAGGAAAGAAAGGGGGATGCCCATGTCACCCAATGAAAGAGGCAGTCGAGGGGGATTGTGGGAAAGTGAATCGTCAGTTGAGCACACAGGCTATTAACACAGTTGTGGCTTTCTCAGTGGTGTCACCGGAGATCAAACAGGCTATTGAGAGTGTGAAGTACATTGCTGAGAACATGAGGAGCCGCAACAAAGCCAAAGAG GTGGAGGATGATTGGAAGTATGTTGCCATGGTGATTGACCGCATCTTCCTTTGGGTCTTTGTGCTGGTGTGTGTGCTGGGAACTTTGGGACTCTTCCTGCAACCTCTGATTGGCTTCTTCTCATAA
- the LOC109088160 gene encoding neuronal acetylcholine receptor subunit beta-2 translates to MVSVMASKWLICFCLLWLCVTRCLAADAEERLVDFLLGPERYNKLIRPAVNKSQQVTIGIKVSLAQLISVNEREQIMTTNVWLTQEWTDYRLVWDPNEYEGIKKLRIPSQHIWLPDIVLYNNADGVYEVSFYCNAVVSNTGDIFWLPPAIYKSACAIEVRNFPFDQQNCTLKFRSWTYDRTELDLVLTSDFASRDDYTPSGEWDIVSLPGRKNEDPNDLKYLDITYDFVIKRKPLFYTINLIIPCVLITSLAILVFYLPSDCGEKITLCMSVLLALTVFLLLISKIVPPTSLAVPLIGKYLMFTMVLVTFSIVTSVCVLNVHHRSPSTHHMPEWVKRVFLHKLPAFLLMRRPGKSNVRERFRRKHQRKSFSSHLDGDSFFLSDDPGHVCGAWRVGDLPEGSEFRQRVKVRHDQDVDEAIEGVRFIAEHMKFEDDDEGIIEDWKYVAMVIDRLFLWIFILVCVVGTLGLFVQPLFQSYNIPVAEEEYGDF, encoded by the exons gGTGTCTTGCTGCTGATGCTGAGGAGAGGCTGGTAGATTTTCTGCTCGGTCCTGAGCGTTACAATAAACTTATCCGTCCTGCGGTCAATAAGAGTCAGCAGGTCACTATTGGCATCAAAGTCTCTCTTGCACAGCTCATTAGTGTG AACGAGAGGGAACAAATCATGACGACGAATGTGTGGCTGACTCAG GAGTGGACTGACTACAGACTGGTGTGGGACCCGAATGAGTATGAGGGCATCAAAAAACTACGAATACCATCACAGCACATCTGGCTTCCTGATATAGTACTCTATAACAA TGCTGATGGTGTATATGAAGTATCATTTTACTGCAATGCCGTTGTCTCCAACACTGGGGATATTTTCTGGCTCCCTCCTGCCATCTACAAGAGCGCCTGTGCTATAGAAGTCCGTAACTTCCCTTTCGATCAACAGAACTGCACGCTTAAATTTCGTTCTTGGACCTATGACCGCACAGAACTCGATCTTGTCTTGACGTCTGATTTTGCCAGTCGTGATGACTACACACCCAGCGGCGAATGGGATATTGTGTCGCTCCCTGGCAGAAAAAACGAAGACCCCAATGACCTCAAATATCTGGATATCACATACGACTTTGTGATTAAACGCAAACCTCTCTTCTACACGATTAACCTCATCATTCCATGCGTCCTCATCACTTCTCTCGCAATTCTGGTTTTCTACCTCCCTTCAGACTGTGGAGAGAAGATAACACTCTGTATGTCGGTTCTTCTGGCTCTTactgtgtttctgctgctgatATCGAAGATCGTTCCACCAACATCATTGGCTGTTCCATTAATAGGGAAGTATCTGATGTTTACGATGGTGCTGGTCACATTTTCTATTGTGACGAGCGTGTGTGTGCTCAACGTGCACCACCGTTCTCCATCAACACACCACATGCCCGAGTGGGTCAAGCGTGTGTTTCTTCATAAGCTTCCTGCTTTCCTTCTGATGCGACGGCCTGGAAAGTCTAATGTACGGGAAAGGTTTCGACGGAAACATCAACGGAAATCATTCTCATCTCATCTGGATGGAGACTCATTCTTCTTAAGTGATGACCCTGGGCATGTGTGCGGGGCCTGGAGGGTCGGCGACCTCCCTGAGGGGTCGGAGTTCAGGCAGAGAGTGAAAGTCAGGCACGACCAAGATGTGGATGAGGCCATAGAGGGTGTGAGGTTCATTGCAGAACATATGAAgtttgaggatgatgatgaaggg ATCATTGAGGACTGGAAGTATGTAGCCATGGTGATCGACCGGCTCTTCCTCTGGATTTTTATCCTGGTGTGTGTCGTCGGCACACTCGGACTCTTTGTTCAGCCTCTCTTTCAGAGCTACAACATCCCCGTGGCAGAGGAAGA ATATGGGGATTTCTAA